In the genome of Chelmon rostratus isolate fCheRos1 chromosome 24, fCheRos1.pri, whole genome shotgun sequence, one region contains:
- the LOC121627487 gene encoding uncharacterized protein LOC121627487, protein MSDYSSDEEYDFSTQPEGYLYEPEYTDAELYQMEVERAEREREMASRDVEREIGAAAARPRVTDTRWCTCNKCEVMQTEVECYCCHEWDLVMPRMQDLSIDEEAGASAAVCIANNNDLPAILNAGVLETFFHIPKINWKKRPKPAGPDGQLSAEQYRLVAYRIIMEWALKGQTLGPGNRRVLPSCVVALIRRTYPSPSGQYAGFKESNDALQLF, encoded by the exons atgtctgactacagcagcgacgaagaatatgatttcagcacacaaccagAAGGATATCTGTATGAACCCGAATATACGGATGCAGAACTCTATCAGATGGAGGTAgaacgggcagagagagagagagagatggcgagcagagatgtggaacgtGAAATCGGGGCCGCAGCTGCGAGACCTCGAGTGACTGATACAAGGTGGTGTACGTGCAACAAGTGCGAAGTTATGCAGACCGAGGTTGAGtgctactgttgccatgaatggGACCTCGTAATGCCTCGCATGCAGGACCTTTCCATTGACGAGGAGGCTggcgcatcagcagctgtctgcatcgCCAATAACAACGACTTGCCTGCAATcctgaatgctggtgtcctcgagacttttttccacatcccgaaaataaactggaaaaagcgccccaaacctgctggacccgatggccagttgtctgcaga acagtacaggCTGGTCGCCTATCGCATCATAATGGAATGGGCTCTGAAAGGACAGACGCTTGGTCCTGGCAACAGAAGAGTTCTTCCCTCCTGCGTGGTGGCGCTAATAAGAAGAACATATCCATCACCAAGTGGACAATATGCTGGTTTCaaagagtcaaatgatgcactgcaattgttttag